A section of the Coleofasciculus sp. FACHB-T130 genome encodes:
- a CDS encoding ROK family protein: MRTLAVDIGGSGIKVIVLDEAGEPQTERSRVETPAPAKPEPVIDAIASLAAGAGEFDRVSVGFPGVVRDGVTKTAVNLTPEWIGFDLATVLSDRLGKPVRVANDADIQGMGAISGKGVELVITLGTGFGSALFVDGKLVPNLELGHHPFRKGETYEEQMGRAALDKVGKEKWNNRLEKALASLQHLFNYDSLYIGGGEAKKIAFELPSNTKIVPNVTGLLGGIALWRD; the protein is encoded by the coding sequence ATGCGTACCCTAGCGGTTGACATTGGCGGCAGTGGCATCAAGGTGATAGTCTTAGACGAAGCTGGAGAGCCACAGACCGAACGTAGTCGAGTAGAGACTCCAGCTCCAGCCAAACCGGAGCCTGTGATTGATGCGATCGCAAGTCTTGCTGCTGGAGCCGGTGAATTTGACCGCGTATCAGTAGGTTTTCCAGGTGTTGTGCGCGACGGGGTGACGAAAACGGCGGTTAATCTAACTCCAGAGTGGATTGGATTCGATCTGGCAACCGTGCTGAGCGATCGCTTGGGCAAGCCGGTGCGGGTGGCAAATGATGCCGATATTCAGGGAATGGGGGCAATTTCCGGCAAGGGTGTTGAGTTGGTCATTACCCTTGGCACCGGCTTTGGTTCCGCCTTGTTTGTAGACGGGAAACTGGTACCCAATCTGGAACTGGGTCATCATCCGTTTCGCAAAGGGGAAACCTACGAAGAGCAGATGGGGCGTGCTGCTTTGGATAAAGTCGGTAAGGAAAAATGGAATAATCGTCTAGAAAAAGCGCTCGCATCTCTTCAACATTTGTTTAATTACGATTCTCTTTATATCGGCGGCGGCGAAGCGAAAAAAATCGCGTTTGAGTTACCGTCAAACACGAAAATCGTGCCCAATGTGACAGGTTTATTGGGTGGAATTGCTTTATGGCGGGATTAG
- a CDS encoding ABA4-like family protein: MTIAQLFNGANLFVLPFWALMIFLPNWGVTKRVMESYLPFVALAGLYVYWFFTSITPESAQAMSNPQLADIAQFFADEKAAAIGWVHFLVMDLFVGRYIYWEGQRTGVWTIHSLVLCLFAGPMGLLSHILTKWVTNKFFFPTGTDSVAASTPTSQA; the protein is encoded by the coding sequence ATGACAATTGCTCAACTATTCAACGGCGCGAATCTGTTTGTTCTGCCTTTCTGGGCGCTAATGATTTTCCTACCCAACTGGGGCGTGACGAAGCGGGTGATGGAATCTTATCTCCCCTTTGTAGCTTTAGCAGGTTTATATGTGTATTGGTTTTTTACATCCATTACACCGGAATCTGCTCAAGCAATGTCCAATCCTCAGCTAGCTGATATTGCTCAATTCTTTGCAGACGAGAAAGCTGCTGCGATTGGGTGGGTTCATTTTCTGGTAATGGATTTATTCGTCGGTCGCTATATCTACTGGGAAGGACAGCGTACTGGTGTCTGGACAATCCACTCGCTGGTGTTGTGCTTATTTGCAGGGCCAATGGGACTGTTGTCTCATATTTTGACAAAGTGGGTGACAAATAAATTTTTCTTTCCAACTGGAACCGATTCCGTAGCTGCCTCGACTCCAACTTCACAGGCGTAA